A window of Fictibacillus halophilus contains these coding sequences:
- a CDS encoding MMPL family transporter has translation MRFILKQKWLVLIAWIAIVAVLMISAPNMAELVREKGQVDVPDGYSSSLASDIMSEVQKQEGGGDESSVALVFTDEKGLSAADKKEVEHAIRQLEKNKEELGITEILTHFNEKSLEKQLVSKDGNSILTSIKVAWNDREPSEVNEALYKTIEDNKVEHYYTSNWMINEDLVKSSEEGLKKTEGITVVFILGVLLLVFRSVVAPLIPLLTVGVTYLASQSIVAMLVDSFDFPISNYTQIFLVAVLFGIGTDYCILLLSRYKEELSLTESKTEAIIATYRQAGRTVFFSGLAVMIGFAAIGFSQFILYQSAAAVAVGVGILLVALFTIVPFFMMVLGQKIFWPSKKKAEHGESKLWAVAGNFSLKRPLLSLILVAVICVPFLVTYDGKLSFNSLEEISGDVSSIQAFNVIEKSFGAGESMPTNIVIKNDEKMDSTPYMELAEKISQELEKVNHVDAVRSVSRPTGEPVEDFFVYKQAESLEDGLGDGKEGINKISSGLMEASGELSKSEPQLTGATDGIQQLIDGTSATQSGLTEIQRNLLKIEDGIRKGTLGAADAEKGLQQIKAKQQELLSGYQKIQQGYEQAGSNLSTIQSNYVKLGQGLGSLKTALASITDQDFQELEDRYGIADDDAEYQKIKNTVKVTQNQLPVLQNNLDQLNGGLNQISSGVQQANGKFKEINGYQQGIIGGLQQVIDGTNQLQSGLGQLADGQGQIVDNVPKLTNGLNGINSGQQELLKGFEDLGGQFSQLTTGLDQSADGLNQVSDGLGSAQDYLNNLAETKDKSAFYMPEEVLQSKDFEQALDAYLSEDRKTMTMDVVFGINPYSNESIDEVGEMKEAINRVTKGTELENAKVAVGGITSSNADLQTVSSNDFSRTVLLMLVGISIILVFLFRSLIMPVYLIGSLILTYYTSMGINEFIYVNLLGYTGISWAVPFFGFVILVALGVDYSIFLMDRFNEYKNLTVADAMLLAMKKMGTVIISAVIILGGTFAAMMPSGMLSLLQIASIILVGLLLYAFVVLPLLIPVLVKNFGEANWWPYKRS, from the coding sequence GTGCGGTTTATTTTAAAACAAAAATGGCTGGTGCTTATTGCATGGATTGCTATAGTTGCCGTCCTTATGATCTCGGCACCTAATATGGCTGAGCTTGTTCGAGAAAAAGGACAAGTCGATGTACCAGATGGCTATTCGTCGTCATTAGCCTCAGACATTATGAGCGAAGTCCAGAAACAAGAAGGCGGTGGAGATGAGTCTTCTGTAGCATTGGTCTTTACCGATGAGAAAGGACTTAGCGCTGCAGATAAAAAAGAGGTTGAGCATGCAATCCGTCAACTTGAAAAAAATAAAGAAGAACTTGGAATCACGGAGATTCTGACTCACTTTAATGAAAAAAGTCTTGAGAAGCAGTTAGTCTCAAAAGATGGAAACTCCATCTTAACGTCTATAAAAGTAGCTTGGAATGACCGAGAGCCAAGTGAAGTGAATGAGGCTCTATATAAAACGATTGAAGACAATAAAGTAGAACATTATTACACAAGCAATTGGATGATCAACGAAGATCTTGTAAAGAGTTCTGAAGAAGGTCTTAAGAAAACAGAAGGAATTACAGTTGTTTTCATTCTTGGCGTGTTGCTTTTAGTATTCAGATCTGTAGTTGCGCCACTTATTCCATTGCTAACCGTTGGTGTGACATATCTCGCTTCTCAATCGATCGTAGCCATGTTAGTAGATTCATTTGACTTTCCGATCTCTAACTATACACAGATCTTTTTAGTCGCTGTATTGTTTGGAATCGGAACAGATTATTGTATCCTTTTGCTAAGTCGATATAAAGAGGAATTATCGCTCACAGAAAGTAAAACAGAAGCGATCATCGCGACGTATCGCCAGGCTGGACGTACCGTTTTCTTTAGTGGTTTGGCGGTCATGATCGGTTTTGCTGCAATCGGTTTTTCTCAGTTTATTCTATATCAATCAGCAGCAGCGGTCGCGGTTGGTGTAGGTATACTTTTAGTAGCGCTATTCACGATTGTTCCTTTCTTCATGATGGTCTTAGGTCAGAAGATTTTTTGGCCATCTAAGAAAAAAGCAGAGCATGGCGAAAGCAAGCTCTGGGCAGTTGCAGGGAACTTTTCTTTAAAGCGTCCATTGTTATCGCTCATACTCGTTGCGGTCATATGCGTACCGTTTCTTGTGACGTATGATGGGAAACTATCGTTTAACTCTTTAGAAGAAATCTCAGGGGATGTTTCTTCGATCCAAGCGTTTAATGTGATTGAAAAAAGCTTTGGAGCGGGAGAGTCGATGCCAACCAACATCGTTATAAAAAATGATGAAAAGATGGACTCGACTCCATACATGGAGCTTGCTGAAAAGATTAGTCAGGAACTAGAAAAGGTTAATCATGTTGATGCGGTAAGGTCTGTTTCTAGGCCTACAGGCGAACCGGTCGAAGATTTCTTTGTCTACAAGCAGGCAGAAAGCTTAGAAGATGGCCTCGGTGATGGAAAAGAAGGGATCAATAAAATCAGCAGTGGGCTTATGGAAGCGAGCGGAGAGTTATCAAAATCTGAGCCGCAGCTGACTGGTGCGACTGACGGCATTCAGCAGCTTATCGACGGCACAAGTGCTACTCAATCTGGTTTAACTGAGATTCAAAGGAATCTGTTGAAGATTGAAGATGGCATTCGAAAAGGAACGCTGGGAGCAGCTGACGCAGAAAAGGGATTACAACAGATAAAAGCTAAACAACAAGAGCTGCTGTCTGGTTATCAAAAGATTCAGCAGGGTTATGAACAAGCAGGATCAAATCTATCAACGATCCAATCAAACTACGTAAAACTAGGGCAAGGATTAGGAAGCTTGAAAACTGCATTGGCATCAATTACGGATCAAGACTTTCAAGAGTTGGAAGATCGTTATGGGATTGCAGATGACGATGCCGAGTATCAGAAGATAAAGAACACAGTGAAAGTAACTCAAAATCAACTGCCTGTTCTTCAAAATAACTTGGACCAATTAAATGGTGGATTGAATCAAATTTCATCAGGTGTTCAACAAGCTAATGGTAAATTTAAAGAGATAAACGGCTATCAACAAGGCATTATCGGTGGACTTCAGCAAGTGATCGATGGTACGAATCAACTTCAGTCAGGTCTGGGGCAACTTGCTGATGGTCAGGGTCAGATCGTTGATAATGTGCCTAAGTTAACAAACGGCTTAAACGGTATCAATAGCGGCCAACAGGAACTTTTAAAAGGATTTGAAGACCTTGGTGGTCAGTTTAGTCAGTTAACGACTGGTTTAGATCAGAGTGCTGACGGATTGAATCAAGTTTCAGATGGTCTTGGTTCTGCGCAGGATTATTTGAATAACCTAGCCGAAACAAAGGATAAGAGTGCTTTTTATATGCCAGAAGAGGTCCTTCAAAGCAAGGATTTTGAACAGGCACTGGATGCTTATCTATCAGAAGATCGCAAAACGATGACGATGGATGTCGTGTTTGGAATCAACCCTTATTCTAACGAGTCAATTGATGAAGTAGGCGAGATGAAAGAAGCGATCAATAGAGTGACAAAAGGAACGGAGCTAGAAAACGCAAAAGTGGCAGTGGGGGGAATCACGAGTTCAAACGCTGACTTACAGACTGTTTCTAGCAATGATTTTTCAAGAACCGTTCTGCTCATGCTAGTAGGAATCTCGATCATTCTTGTATTCTTGTTCCGTTCATTGATTATGCCTGTCTACCTGATCGGTTCTCTCATTTTAACGTACTACACGTCAATGGGAATCAATGAATTTATCTATGTGAACCTACTTGGATACACAGGAATCAGCTGGGCTGTTCCGTTCTTTGGATTCGTAATCCTAGTCGCACTGGGTGTGGATTATAGCATCTTCTTAATGGATCGCTTTAACGAATATAAAAATCTTACGGTTGCCGATGCGATGCTTCTCGCTATGAAAAAGATGGGAACGGTTATTATTTCAGCCGTGATCATATTAGGTGGAACGTTTGCTGCGATGATGCCTTCGGGAATGCTTTCACTATTGCAGATCGCGTCCATCATCCTAGTAGGATTGCTTCTATACGCATTTGTCGTTCTGCCATTGCTCATTCCGGTTCTAGTTAAGAACTTTGGAGAAGCAAACTGGTGGCCTTATAAACGAAGCTAA
- a CDS encoding LLM class flavin-dependent oxidoreductase: MSSKKSLSDVKWSVLDLAPVVEGGTVSESFKNTLDLAQHAEKWGYNRYWLAEHHNMPGIASSATSVVIGHVAGGTSKIRVGSGGIMLPNHAPLVIAEQFGTLDSLYPGRIDLGLGRAPGTDQITAQALRRDLGNMGDDFPYQLEELRTYLDPERAESPMKVRAVPGEGQDIPIWLLGSSGFSARLAGREGLPFAFASHFSPDNTIPALELYRNTFTPSEVLEKPYAMVGANVVVADTDEEAGRIATSLQQQFVNLVRGNPTKLKPPVDSMDGIWSPYEKAALDQQLRTSFIGSPETVKAKLQAFLDETQADEIIVNGQIYDHAARLRSFQLLSEIVK, translated from the coding sequence ATGTCCAGTAAAAAAAGTTTAAGTGATGTGAAATGGTCAGTTCTTGACCTTGCACCGGTCGTTGAAGGTGGAACTGTATCTGAATCGTTTAAGAATACGCTAGATCTTGCTCAGCATGCTGAAAAATGGGGATACAACCGTTATTGGCTGGCTGAACATCATAATATGCCTGGAATCGCGAGCTCTGCTACTTCAGTCGTGATCGGTCATGTGGCGGGTGGTACGTCTAAAATTCGTGTCGGCTCTGGCGGAATCATGCTTCCTAACCACGCGCCACTCGTGATTGCTGAACAATTCGGCACACTTGATTCCCTGTATCCAGGTAGAATTGACCTCGGACTCGGACGAGCTCCTGGAACAGACCAGATAACAGCACAAGCGCTTCGACGTGATCTAGGCAACATGGGTGATGATTTTCCGTACCAGCTAGAGGAATTGCGAACGTATCTAGATCCAGAACGAGCAGAATCGCCTATGAAAGTAAGAGCGGTTCCTGGAGAAGGTCAAGATATTCCGATCTGGCTTTTAGGTTCAAGCGGCTTTAGTGCACGATTGGCAGGTAGAGAAGGACTTCCGTTTGCATTCGCGAGTCATTTTTCGCCAGACAACACGATTCCTGCACTAGAGTTATACCGTAATACGTTTACGCCATCTGAAGTACTTGAGAAACCGTATGCGATGGTGGGAGCAAACGTGGTTGTAGCAGATACAGATGAGGAAGCAGGGCGTATCGCTACATCTCTTCAACAGCAGTTCGTCAACTTAGTGCGTGGAAACCCAACCAAGTTGAAGCCACCTGTTGATAGCATGGATGGCATCTGGAGTCCCTATGAAAAAGCGGCACTCGATCAGCAGTTACGCACATCCTTTATCGGCAGTCCAGAAACGGTCAAAGCTAAGCTGCAAGCGTTCTTAGACGAAACACAGGCAGATGAGATCATCGTAAATGGCCAAATCTACGACCATGCTGCACGATTGCGTTCATTCCAGTTGTTATCGGAGATCGTAAAATAA
- a CDS encoding DinB family protein, with the protein MNKSLQLQQFNFWANERVFEKLKELPTEMYRKEVESVFPSIANVLVHMYQVDYVWLQVLKGKTFEDIFNSVKQLHEELNAADLQNMQMKFEAMSEDYENFIIGLEDLSADITVHHPHFGTLHSTYGDLVQHIVNHGTYHRGHLSAIVNQLGYKGASIDYIFYLYSLQESKQTS; encoded by the coding sequence ATGAATAAATCGCTACAACTTCAACAATTTAACTTTTGGGCTAATGAGAGAGTATTTGAGAAACTAAAAGAACTCCCAACCGAAATGTATAGGAAAGAGGTAGAAAGTGTTTTTCCTTCGATCGCTAATGTTCTTGTTCACATGTATCAAGTCGATTATGTATGGCTACAAGTACTAAAAGGGAAAACATTCGAAGATATTTTTAACTCCGTTAAACAGCTACACGAAGAATTAAATGCTGCAGATCTACAAAATATGCAAATGAAATTTGAAGCAATGTCTGAAGACTACGAGAACTTCATCATAGGACTTGAAGATTTATCCGCTGATATCACTGTTCATCATCCACATTTCGGAACACTACATTCAACCTATGGTGATCTTGTTCAGCACATCGTGAATCATGGTACGTATCATCGAGGACATTTATCTGCAATCGTCAATCAACTCGGCTATAAAGGAGCATCGATCGATTATATTTTTTATCTCTATTCACTACAAGAAAGTAAGCAAACTTCATAA
- a CDS encoding GAF domain-containing protein yields MSIHLNSALKNKSVKNFEEATENILHFMSKLININTLFIAKNDKQVNEIKKAVNKDKVLISEGTTMPFQETFCKVSVDQGKEILLIEDITQNERTKHLNVTADLGGGSFIAIPIYYEDGENYGTICGLDTKTFEFTDQHIELFQTMSSLLTYVLELDKANKEIKEISVPIVPLTKGVAILPIIGHINEYRAEIIIQSTLESSMNLELEYMIIDLSGVSRINNSVSEYLLNIVKLLMLIGVTPILTGFRPDLALTTLHVDVDFKGIMITNNLESALTQIGFSLNKNENNHSRSQSVM; encoded by the coding sequence TTGTCTATTCATCTAAATTCAGCACTTAAAAATAAATCGGTTAAAAACTTTGAAGAAGCAACTGAGAACATTCTTCATTTTATGAGTAAACTTATCAACATTAATACGTTGTTTATCGCCAAGAACGACAAACAAGTAAATGAAATAAAAAAAGCAGTTAATAAAGACAAGGTATTGATTTCTGAAGGTACAACAATGCCTTTTCAAGAAACGTTCTGTAAAGTGAGTGTGGATCAAGGCAAAGAAATTCTTCTGATTGAAGATATTACGCAAAATGAACGGACGAAGCATCTGAATGTGACAGCAGATTTGGGTGGGGGAAGTTTTATTGCGATACCTATCTATTATGAAGATGGTGAAAACTACGGGACCATCTGTGGTCTAGATACGAAAACCTTTGAATTTACAGATCAGCACATCGAGCTTTTTCAAACGATGTCCTCATTGTTGACTTACGTATTAGAGCTCGATAAGGCGAATAAAGAGATAAAAGAAATCTCGGTGCCAATCGTTCCTTTAACAAAAGGCGTTGCGATCCTTCCGATCATTGGCCATATTAATGAATATCGAGCAGAGATCATCATTCAAAGCACACTTGAAAGCAGCATGAATTTAGAACTTGAATACATGATAATCGATCTTTCTGGAGTGAGCAGAATCAATAACTCTGTTAGTGAATATCTGTTAAACATCGTGAAGCTGTTAATGTTAATAGGTGTTACTCCGATTCTAACAGGATTTAGACCTGATCTTGCGCTAACCACTCTACATGTTGATGTGGATTTTAAAGGAATCATGATCACGAACAATTTAGAGAGCGCACTAACTCAAATCGGATTTAGTCTAAATAAAAACGAAAATAATCATTCAAGATCACAGTCTGTTATGTGA
- a CDS encoding aminopeptidase produces the protein MKSFEEKLDQYAELVIKVGLGLKEGQRLLISSPIETAEFTRKVTKHAYENGCKRVMVDWTDTQTSRIHLTLAAEEVLQNDLPSWEIDKYNSLVENHDCFLMITGNDPNAYKGVPSERMMFVQKNRGEKLQAFSAGQLRGDMHWAIAGAPTVGWAKSVFPDKNDEEAVEALWEAIFKTVRVDQNDPVAAWDEHVKTLTEKVNYLNEQQFKTLHYKSEGTDLSIDLHPDHTWIGGGHHSTFGTYYIPNLPTEEVFTTPRKYGVNGKVSSSKPLSAMGNIIDNFSLTFKDGKVIDFTAEEGYDTLKQLLSIDDGMGYLGEVALVPHDSPISNSGITFNNTLYDENASCHLAIGTSITMSVKDAGNLSPEQMEEKEINFSRGHTDFMIGSADLDIEAEYEDGRRIPLFTNGNWAI, from the coding sequence ATGAAGTCGTTTGAAGAGAAGTTGGATCAATACGCTGAATTAGTAATAAAGGTTGGATTAGGTTTAAAAGAGGGACAAAGGTTGCTCATCAGTTCGCCGATTGAAACGGCAGAATTCACACGTAAGGTAACCAAACATGCGTATGAGAACGGATGTAAACGAGTGATGGTGGATTGGACCGATACACAAACAAGCCGTATTCACCTAACACTTGCGGCAGAAGAGGTTCTTCAAAATGATTTGCCTTCTTGGGAGATTGATAAATACAACAGTCTTGTGGAAAATCATGATTGTTTTTTGATGATTACAGGTAATGATCCAAATGCTTATAAAGGGGTTCCTTCAGAGCGAATGATGTTCGTTCAAAAAAATCGCGGTGAGAAACTTCAAGCTTTCTCTGCAGGACAATTAAGAGGAGATATGCACTGGGCGATCGCAGGTGCACCTACAGTTGGTTGGGCTAAGAGCGTATTTCCAGATAAAAATGATGAAGAAGCAGTAGAAGCACTATGGGAAGCAATCTTTAAAACAGTACGAGTCGATCAGAATGATCCTGTAGCAGCATGGGACGAACATGTAAAAACGTTGACAGAGAAAGTGAACTACCTAAACGAACAGCAGTTCAAAACGCTTCATTATAAATCAGAAGGTACAGATTTAAGCATCGATCTTCATCCAGATCACACTTGGATCGGTGGAGGTCACCATTCAACGTTCGGAACTTACTATATCCCGAACTTGCCAACGGAAGAAGTTTTCACAACACCAAGAAAATATGGTGTGAACGGTAAAGTTTCAAGTTCAAAACCACTTTCAGCGATGGGGAACATCATTGATAACTTCAGCTTAACGTTTAAAGATGGAAAAGTGATTGATTTCACAGCTGAGGAAGGGTATGACACGTTGAAGCAATTGCTTAGTATAGATGATGGAATGGGATATTTAGGTGAAGTTGCATTAGTTCCTCACGATTCACCGATCTCAAACTCAGGGATCACATTTAATAACACGTTGTACGATGAGAATGCTTCATGCCATCTAGCGATTGGAACTTCAATAACGATGTCAGTGAAGGATGCAGGAAACCTTTCACCTGAACAGATGGAAGAAAAAGAAATCAACTTCAGCCGCGGTCATACTGATTTTATGATTGGTTCTGCAGATCTTGATATTGAGGCTGAATATGAAGATGGAAGACGTATTCCATTATTTACAAACGGTAACTGGGCGATATAA
- a CDS encoding glycosyl hydrolase family 18 protein — MKQIVALLAAFTIVLSGCGNSNNMKESEAAPKNMGNETRNSPRLEQINSPQKKQVDISKAETNHGKTRIETLGFLEPIEAKQSIKDVQESVNDLTYVAFFSYQVNKDGSLKPIKDYAALQEVKKSKAMPMMVLTNFIDGNFSPEIAHNIFTDKTASKTLIGSVISTMKQKGYKALNIDFEHIKEKDRELYNGFLETIIPQVQKEGFKVSTALAPKTSDEQKGPWHGAHDYKRHGELADFVVLMTYEWGWSGGPPMAVAPVPQVEKVVKYATSVIPPEKIVMGAPLYGYDWTLPYKKGNKFAKRVAPAEAHDLALKEDATVKYDNESQAPFFNYKDDNGKEHVVWFENEQSAEAKNQLVKKYKLRGLAYWVLGEPFPENWTLLRDQFKIVHK, encoded by the coding sequence ATGAAACAGATAGTCGCGCTTTTAGCGGCGTTTACGATTGTACTTAGTGGCTGTGGTAACTCGAACAACATGAAAGAAAGCGAAGCTGCTCCAAAGAACATGGGTAACGAAACGCGAAATAGCCCTAGGTTAGAACAGATTAATTCGCCACAGAAAAAACAGGTGGATATCTCAAAAGCCGAAACGAATCATGGTAAAACAAGGATTGAAACGCTAGGGTTTTTAGAGCCGATCGAAGCGAAACAATCAATAAAAGATGTACAAGAATCAGTTAACGATCTAACATACGTAGCATTTTTTAGTTATCAAGTAAATAAAGATGGATCACTTAAGCCGATTAAAGATTATGCGGCGCTTCAAGAAGTGAAAAAATCTAAAGCAATGCCGATGATGGTGTTAACCAACTTTATAGATGGAAACTTTTCACCTGAGATCGCACATAACATTTTTACAGATAAAACAGCTTCAAAAACACTGATCGGAAGTGTTATTAGCACGATGAAGCAAAAAGGATATAAAGCACTGAATATTGATTTTGAACATATTAAAGAAAAAGATCGAGAGCTTTATAACGGTTTTCTAGAAACGATTATCCCTCAAGTTCAAAAAGAAGGATTTAAAGTTTCAACGGCATTAGCACCAAAGACAAGTGATGAACAAAAAGGACCGTGGCATGGAGCGCATGACTATAAACGTCATGGAGAACTGGCGGACTTTGTAGTTCTGATGACGTATGAGTGGGGCTGGTCTGGTGGACCTCCAATGGCTGTTGCACCTGTACCTCAAGTTGAGAAAGTAGTTAAGTATGCAACATCGGTCATTCCTCCAGAAAAAATTGTGATGGGTGCACCGTTATACGGTTACGATTGGACACTTCCTTATAAAAAAGGAAATAAATTTGCTAAACGCGTCGCGCCAGCTGAAGCACATGACTTGGCACTAAAAGAAGATGCTACAGTGAAATATGATAACGAGTCTCAAGCGCCGTTTTTTAATTACAAAGATGATAACGGCAAAGAGCACGTTGTATGGTTTGAGAATGAACAAAGTGCTGAAGCAAAGAATCAACTCGTGAAGAAATATAAGTTAAGAGGTCTTGCTTATTGGGTGCTTGGAGAACCGTTCCCTGAGAACTGGACGCTACTAAGAGACCAATTTAAGATTGTGCATAAATAA
- a CDS encoding MarR family winged helix-turn-helix transcriptional regulator, translated as MSQLSIKELVDRYIDLTFAVHKKGESLVKEQLQSELSNDQFYTLKYIYKTENCTSTELAKVFDVKKSAITAVITKLWDQDLIERTRDQNDRRVVYLTLTETGLELYKKTEERIYNLVESIITQFEEQEIKQFIDTYEKINNILTTLQEKQ; from the coding sequence ATGTCACAACTATCCATTAAAGAACTTGTTGATCGTTATATCGATCTCACATTTGCTGTTCACAAAAAAGGGGAGTCCCTTGTAAAAGAACAGCTACAGAGTGAACTTTCAAATGATCAATTTTATACATTGAAGTATATCTACAAGACTGAGAACTGCACATCAACCGAACTAGCAAAAGTATTTGATGTGAAGAAAAGTGCCATTACAGCTGTGATCACAAAATTGTGGGATCAAGACTTGATTGAGAGAACGAGAGATCAAAACGATCGCCGCGTCGTTTATCTCACATTAACGGAAACAGGGCTTGAGCTTTACAAAAAAACAGAAGAAAGAATTTATAACTTGGTAGAATCCATCATTACTCAGTTTGAGGAGCAGGAGATCAAACAGTTTATTGACACGTACGAAAAGATCAACAACATCTTAACGACACTTCAGGAAAAACAGTAG
- a CDS encoding immune inhibitor A domain-containing protein, which produces MKKGKWVSAALATMLSCSAFSSVSAAPTNVLSDLQAPQQHDDHKGHKHGGGPFDLGIANDEKLIEMLKKQGEISKNASEADAQKKLQQYLHKKQENASKFSEGALEDEHSEKRKEIRSKHKKEGLKKDGRKEDKIKNVKEEKWKGQKRVDNVLVLMVEFPDYPATNIKADETDMFYEEYPKKHYEDLVFGNKGYTGPNGENLISMKQYYEQQSGGSYSVKGSVGGWYKAKHPAAYYGGNVPTPDGNDKDARSLVKEALEAAAKDPNINLGDYDQEDRYDLDGDGNTREADGLVDHLMIVHSSVGEEAGGGALAGDAIWSHRWNLGAPFPIAGSESEVDYWNGMMGAYDYTVQPADGAAGVFSHEYGHDLELPDEYDTQYSGQGEPVAYWSIMSSGSWAGKVPGTEPTGFSAWSKEFLQSYIGGNWLSGETFVYEEIDRKGIDVLLDQANTKGTNNDAVRVDLPQKETVVNKPYSGEYQYFSGSGDDLDNSLVTTLDLSKASTATLNFKTWYDIETDWDYASIKVKEEGATEWVTVKGNLTTDANPNNQNPGHGITGSTNGEWVNGAFNLSAYAGKKIDLKFNYWTDVAATMPGFFVDDISVNVDGTEVLFDNAEGTSTFKQEGFTKNQGKFYSDHYYLLEWRNHQGVDKGLAHIARGKSLMSYDGGLIVWYVDNSYSENWTGIHPGDGFLGVVDANQETLKWSDGKVASTRYLIHDAAFNTDKGKPMFLDYKSINGTSLTDNAIHPNSVFNDKDDYSNPGLLDAGRNVPQYGLKFSVEGKSKDNSVAKIKISRKK; this is translated from the coding sequence GTGAAAAAAGGGAAATGGGTATCTGCTGCACTCGCTACAATGTTGAGCTGCTCTGCTTTTTCAAGCGTTAGTGCTGCACCAACAAATGTTTTATCCGATCTACAAGCACCACAACAACACGATGATCACAAAGGACATAAGCACGGGGGCGGTCCTTTTGATTTAGGCATCGCCAACGATGAAAAATTGATCGAAATGCTGAAGAAACAAGGTGAAATCAGTAAAAACGCATCTGAAGCAGATGCACAGAAAAAATTACAGCAATACTTACACAAAAAACAAGAGAATGCATCTAAATTCTCTGAAGGTGCCTTAGAAGACGAACATAGTGAAAAGCGTAAAGAAATTAGAAGTAAGCACAAAAAAGAAGGACTCAAAAAAGACGGTAGAAAAGAAGATAAGATTAAAAACGTAAAAGAAGAAAAGTGGAAAGGACAAAAACGCGTAGATAACGTTCTTGTTCTTATGGTTGAGTTCCCAGACTACCCTGCTACGAACATTAAAGCAGACGAAACAGATATGTTTTATGAAGAATATCCAAAGAAACACTATGAAGACTTAGTCTTTGGAAATAAAGGATACACAGGACCGAATGGAGAAAATTTGATCTCCATGAAGCAATATTATGAACAGCAATCCGGCGGGAGTTATTCTGTAAAAGGTAGTGTTGGAGGATGGTATAAAGCTAAACATCCAGCTGCTTATTATGGAGGTAACGTACCTACTCCAGACGGTAATGACAAGGACGCTCGTTCTCTAGTAAAAGAAGCGCTAGAAGCGGCTGCAAAAGATCCTAACATTAACCTAGGAGACTATGACCAAGAAGATCGCTACGACCTAGATGGAGATGGCAATACACGTGAAGCTGATGGTTTAGTTGATCACCTTATGATCGTTCACTCAAGCGTTGGTGAGGAAGCTGGCGGAGGTGCACTTGCTGGTGACGCAATCTGGAGTCACCGTTGGAACCTTGGCGCACCTTTCCCAATCGCAGGCTCAGAGTCTGAAGTTGATTATTGGAACGGCATGATGGGCGCTTACGATTATACGGTTCAACCTGCTGATGGAGCAGCTGGCGTATTTTCTCATGAATATGGTCATGATCTTGAGCTTCCAGATGAGTACGACACACAGTACTCTGGCCAAGGTGAGCCAGTTGCATACTGGTCGATCATGTCTAGCGGAAGCTGGGCTGGTAAAGTTCCTGGTACTGAGCCAACTGGATTCAGTGCTTGGTCTAAAGAGTTCTTACAATCATACATCGGTGGTAACTGGTTAAGTGGAGAAACGTTCGTTTACGAAGAGATCGATCGTAAAGGAATTGATGTTCTTTTAGATCAAGCTAACACGAAAGGCACGAACAATGATGCCGTTCGCGTAGATCTTCCACAAAAAGAAACAGTAGTTAACAAGCCTTATAGCGGTGAATATCAATATTTCAGTGGTAGCGGAGATGACTTAGATAACTCCTTGGTTACTACTCTTGATCTCTCAAAAGCTTCAACTGCTACACTAAACTTTAAAACATGGTATGACATTGAAACAGATTGGGACTATGCTTCTATCAAAGTGAAAGAAGAAGGAGCTACGGAGTGGGTAACTGTTAAAGGAAACCTGACTACGGATGCGAACCCGAATAATCAGAACCCTGGCCATGGTATTACAGGAAGCACGAATGGTGAATGGGTAAACGGGGCATTCAACCTATCTGCTTATGCTGGTAAAAAGATCGACCTGAAGTTCAACTATTGGACGGATGTCGCTGCAACAATGCCTGGATTCTTTGTAGATGACATCTCTGTAAACGTTGATGGAACTGAAGTATTGTTTGATAATGCTGAAGGAACATCTACATTTAAGCAAGAAGGCTTCACAAAGAACCAAGGTAAATTCTATTCTGATCATTACTACTTATTAGAATGGAGAAATCACCAAGGTGTTGATAAAGGTCTTGCTCACATCGCACGTGGTAAAAGCTTAATGTCTTATGATGGCGGACTTATCGTGTGGTACGTGGATAACAGCTATTCAGAAAACTGGACAGGCATCCACCCTGGAGATGGCTTCTTAGGAGTAGTCGATGCGAACCAAGAAACGCTGAAATGGAGCGATGGAAAAGTTGCTTCAACACGCTACCTGATCCATGACGCTGCATTCAATACGGATAAAGGAAAGCCAATGTTCCTAGATTACAAATCAATCAATGGAACATCGCTTACAGATAACGCGATCCATCCAAACTCCGTATTCAATGATAAAGATGACTACTCTAACCCTGGACTTCTAGACGCTGGACGTAACGTTCCACAATACGGCCTAAAGTTCTCAGTAGAAGGAAAGAGTAAAGATAATTCTGTAGCGAAGATCAAGATCTCTCGCAAGAAATAA